The region GCCCACCGCAACTACGCCCGGCCATTGCCGCCATCTACCACTTTGCCCGTACCGCGGATGATCTGGCTGACGAAGGTGATGCCAACACCCCTCAAAGGCTGGCGGAACTGGGCCGCTATCGCGCAGATTTACACGCCGTGGTTGCCGGGCAACCCCACAGCAACACCTGGGCGCAAGTTTTTGAACCTCTGGCAGGGGTAATTCACCGTTTCAAGTTACCGGTGAACCTGCTGAATGACTTGCTCGATGCCTTTGAACAAGACATCCGCTACACCGCCGAACAACGCCACTATGCCACGGATGACGAATTGCTGGACTACTGCACACGCTCGGCCAACCCGGTGGGGCGTTTGCTGCTGCACCTGTACGGCATCACCGACGCAGCCTCATTGACGCAAAGCGACCAGATTTGCAGCGCCCTGCAACTGATCAACTTCTGGCAAGACGTGAGTGTCGACGTGGCCCGTGGCCGCTGGTACCCAAGCCAGCAAACCATGGCGCAATTTGGCGTGAAAGAGGCCGATTTGCAAGCCAGCAGCCACGCCGAAAACGCTAGACTTTTAATAGCTTCTTACGCAAGTAACGCGCGCTCCAGAATGCTAAAAGGCTCACAATTAGCCTGCCGCATTCCAGGCCGGGCCGGCTGGGAGCTGCGGCTGGTGGTGCAAGGCGGCCTGCGGATTCTGGACAAGATCGAAGCGCTGCACTTTGCCACCTGGCAGGTGCGCCCCAAGCTCGGTGCCTGGGACATCCCGGTGATGGTGTGGCGCGCCTTACGGATGCGCGCCAGTTGACATCAAAACGATGGAGGGCCTGCACCAATGGAAGTTACAGCGTCAACACCGTACAACCGGTGGTTTTGCGGGCTTCCAGGTCACGATGGGCTTGTTGCACGTCTTCCAGTGGGTAGCGTTGTGCAATGTGAATCTTGACTTGGCCACTGCTCACCACGGCAAACAAATCGTCCGCCATGGCCTGGGTGGATTCACGGGTGGCAATGTGGGTGAACAGGGTTTGCCGCGTCACATAAATCGAGCCCTTGGGGCCCAGAATGCCGGGTGCAAACGGTGCCACCGGGCCGGAAGCATTGCCAAAACTCGCCATCAGGCCAAACGGTGCCAGGCAATCCAGCGACTTGTCCCAGGTGTCTTTGCCCACAGAGTCGTACACCACTTTCACGCCTTGGCCGGCGGTGATTTCCTTGACTTTTGCTAGGAAATCTTCTTTTGAATAATTGATAGCAAACTCTGCACCATTGGCAAGCGCCAGAGCACATTTTTCATCAGAACCCGCCGTACCAATCAGGCGCAAACCCAAGGCTTTGGCCCACTGGCAGGCAATCAGGCCCACACCACCCGCAGCGGCATGAAACAGCACAAAATCCCCCGGCTGGAGCCCGCCTTGGGGCAGGGTACGTTTCAACAGGTACTGCGCCGTCAGGCCTTTGAGCATCATGGCCGCGCCGGTCTCAAAGCTGATGGCATCGGGCAACTTGCAGACACACTTGGCCGGCATCACCCGCCGCTCGCAATAACTGCCCGGCGGCTGGCTGGCATAGGCAGCACGGTCACCCACTTGCAGATGTGTCACACCCTCGCCCACCGCCTCGACCACACCCGCAGCCTCCATACCCAACTGCTGCGGCAGGTTCATGGGGTACAGGCCACTGCGTTGGTACACGTCAATAAAGTTCAGGCCCACCGCATGGTGGCGAATGCGGATCTCGCCCGGGCCAGGTTCACCAACCACCACACTGACCAATTGGAGTTCTTCCGGGCCGCCGTGCTGTTCAATACGAATTGCACGTGATGTCATCTGGGTCATGAGTTTGTCCTTTATAAAAATGAAATGTTGCCACGAAAACGATTCTGCTGCTTGCCTCATAACCCGCTCATACCCATGGCCATGGGTCAAAGAAATAAGCTGCCAAAATACCCGGATGCACCCCAAAATCAATCTTAAAACTGCCGCCCTGCTCACGCTACCGCCCATGTTATGGGCCGGCAACGCGGTGGTAGGCCGAGTGGTCGCGCCGCTGGTGTCGCCCATGACGCTGAATCTGTTGCGGTGGGCCGTGGCCTTTGCGCTGCTGCTGCCCCTGGCCGCACCCGTGCTGCACCGAAGCAGCGCCCTGTGGCCCAGCTGGCGGCGCTTTGTGCTGCTGTCGATGCTGGCCATTGGCGGCTACAACGCATTGTTGTATTTGTCGCTCAACACCTCCACACCCCTCAATGTGACCTTGGTCGGCTCCAGCACACCGGTGTGGATGCTGTTGATTGGCCGGGTGTTTTTTGGCACGCCTATCTCCCATAAACAATGGCTGGGTGCCGTCATGTCCATTGCCGGGGTGATGCTGGTGCTTTGCCGGGGTGATCTGGC is a window of Rhodoferax lithotrophicus DNA encoding:
- the hpnC gene encoding squalene synthase HpnC; translated protein: MPSTMTQKQPAPADVTHYENFPVASFLCPPQLRPAIAAIYHFARTADDLADEGDANTPQRLAELGRYRADLHAVVAGQPHSNTWAQVFEPLAGVIHRFKLPVNLLNDLLDAFEQDIRYTAEQRHYATDDELLDYCTRSANPVGRLLLHLYGITDAASLTQSDQICSALQLINFWQDVSVDVARGRWYPSQQTMAQFGVKEADLQASSHAENARLLIASYASNARSRMLKGSQLACRIPGRAGWELRLVVQGGLRILDKIEALHFATWQVRPKLGAWDIPVMVWRALRMRAS
- a CDS encoding quinone oxidoreductase family protein — encoded protein: MTQMTSRAIRIEQHGGPEELQLVSVVVGEPGPGEIRIRHHAVGLNFIDVYQRSGLYPMNLPQQLGMEAAGVVEAVGEGVTHLQVGDRAAYASQPPGSYCERRVMPAKCVCKLPDAISFETGAAMMLKGLTAQYLLKRTLPQGGLQPGDFVLFHAAAGGVGLIACQWAKALGLRLIGTAGSDEKCALALANGAEFAINYSKEDFLAKVKEITAGQGVKVVYDSVGKDTWDKSLDCLAPFGLMASFGNASGPVAPFAPGILGPKGSIYVTRQTLFTHIATRESTQAMADDLFAVVSSGQVKIHIAQRYPLEDVQQAHRDLEARKTTGCTVLTL